GGTTTCCGCATCCGGTTCGCGGCCCATGGCGGCGGCCACCAGCAGCGGCGGCACGGCCACCCCTTCCTCGCGCAGGTGCATGAGAATGGTGGAGGCCGCGCAGGCACTGGGTATGTCACCCGGTTCACCCGCGCATTCCGTTGTCACGGTATTGGACGCCCCGGCATTGGTGGCGCCGATCACCGGCAGGTACAGGCCGCAGAGCACGAAATCCCAGGCGCCCGGCGTGGGGCGGACATGCTGCCCCGTGTGCGGGGCTTGCTCCGCGTGGACCGCCGACCGGGTATCCATGGGGTCCGTCACGTGCTCAAGGGCGGTGACCGGCGTGGGGCCGTGATGCAGCGCCGTGCGCAGGGCGGCCACGTCGGGCGCCACCTGACAGCGTACCCCCAGTTGCGCCAGCAGCCGGGCCAGTACGCGCGCGCAGGCGGGGTTGGCCTCGGCCACCAGCGCCTGCTTTCCCGCCAGTTGCGGCGGGGGCGGGACGGGGGCTTCCTGCTCCTGCGGCAGTCCGAACCGGGCGGTGAAGCGAAAGGTGCTGCCCCGGCCCGGCTCGCTGTCCACACCCACGTCGCCGCCCATGAGCTGCACCAGCGCCCGCACTATGGACAGCCCAAGGCCGGTGCCGCCGAAGCGGCGCGACACCGAAACGTCGGCCTGGCTGTACGACTCGAACAGCCGTTCGCGCGCTTCCGGGGCGATGCCGATGCCCGTATCGCGCACCGAAAAGGCCAGTTCCACGCCGTTGCCGTGCGCGCCACCGGCCCGCGTGCTGTCCGTCGTGCCGTCCGCCGGTGCTGCCGGAATGCTTTCCACCCCGGCCCCCGCGTCCCTCCACATGTCTGGCTCCGTGTCGGCCCGCCCCACGCGGATGACCACCTCGCCCCGTTCGGTGAACTTGAAGGCGTTGGCGGCCAGGTTCACCAGCACCTGCCGCAACCGCAACGGGTCGCCCACCAGCACAGGGGGCACGCCGGTGTCGATGTCCACCACCAGTTCGATGTCCTTGATGGCCAGGCGGTCGTGGAACAGGTCGGTGACCTCTTCCAGCAGGTCGCGGGTGCGGAAGGGGATGGCCTCCAGGGCAAGCCGCCCGGCCTCCAGCTTGGAAAAGTCCAGCACGCCGTTCACCACGCCCAGCAGCGAACGCGCCGACGAGCGGACCAGATTCAGGTATTCCCGCTGCTTGGGCGCAAGGTCGGTGCCAAGGGTAATGTCCACCATGCCGATGACGGCATTCATGGGGGTGCGCAGTTCGTGGGTGACCCCGGCCAGAAATTCACTCTTGGCGCGGCTGGCGCGATCCACGCGGGCCTGCGCGGTGTCCAGCGCCGTGGTGCGTTCGCGCACCATGCGTTCCAGTTCGGCCTGCTGCACGGTCAACTGGCGTTCGTGGCGTTCCACCTGTTCGAGCATGGTGTTGAAGGCGTCCACCAGCCGACCGATCTCGTCATGGCCGTGTCGGGCGGCGCGCAGGGCGTAGTTGCGTTCTTCCGCCACCTTGCGGGCAACCTGGGCCAGCCCGGCCACGGGCACCACCACCGTGCGCCGCAGGATGAGGATGATCAGCACCACCAGCACGAAGCCCACCAGGGTCACGCGCACGGCGTTTTCGCGCACCATGGCGGACAGGGCGTCGTGGATGCCGCGCGGCGAGACCATCACCACCACGCTGCCGAGTTCTTCACCCTGGTAGGCCAGCACTTCACGCTCGGTGACGAAGTCGCCGCCTGTGGCGCCGCTCCAAGGCACGGGGCGCCAGTTGCCGTCGCGCTGCATGCCGCCGAGCAGGGTGGTGCCGTCGCGTTCGAACAGGGCCACCGCATACACCCGCTGGTCTTCCATTTCCGCCGCGATGACGGAGGAGATGGATACGGCGTCCAGGTTCCACGCGGGCACCTGAAGCTGGCGCGCCACGCGCACGGCCTGCCGCCGCGCGAAGTCCTCTATGTCGCGGTGCAGCTTGCCGCTGGCGGCGGTGTAGTCCATGACCATGAACACCACCAGCATGACGGTGGTGACCAGCGTGATAAGCAGGCCGAGCCGGGTCTGGATGCCGGTGAGCAGATGGCGTGGGGCCTTTTGGGGCATGCGGCGTCCCTTGTGCGTGCCTGGTGCGTGCCTTTCGTGTGCGCGCCATTCGTGCGCGGAAGGAGCGGCTGCCGGAGCGTTCCGGTTGCGTCGTTTCCGTGCGGTTGGCGCCTTCCGCCGCAAGGGGCGGGGCGCAAGGCGGGCATACCGGCCAGCCTAGCCTGTTTTCTTGCGTCGCACAACGCGCAGCAGCGCGCGGGCGTCCCGGCTGCGGCAGCACAGCGAAAGGGCCAGGTACAGCGCGGCGGCCAGGGGCACCCCCAGGGCCAGACGCACGGCGGGGTGCAGCGCGGGCGCGGCCCATGCCGCGCCTGCCCCGGCACCCGCCAGCCACCATGCGGGCAGGCAGGCCGCGCAGGCCAGCGCCGCGTGCAGCAGCGCGGAACGCGGGTACAGGTCCACGGGAATGCCGCCGCGCCGCAGGGCCAGGACCAGACAGGCGGTGTTGACCCATGCCGCGCAACTGGCGGCCAGGGCGGGTCCGGCGACCCCCAGCGGCTTCAGCAGCAGCGCGCCAAGGGCCAGCGTGACCACCACCGACACCAGCCCCGCCGCCACCGGGGCGCCCGTGGCCTGGCGGGCGTTGCAGGCGGCCAGCAGCGGGCGGGTGACGGCAAAGGCGGGGATGCCGGGGGCATAGGCCAGCAGCGCCGCCACCGTGGCGTCCACGGCCTGACGGTCGAAGGCCCCGTGCCCGAACAGCAGGGCCACCAGCGGCACGGCCACGGCGGC
This genomic window from Nitratidesulfovibrio sp. SRB-5 contains:
- a CDS encoding ATP-binding protein, yielding MPQKAPRHLLTGIQTRLGLLITLVTTVMLVVFMVMDYTAASGKLHRDIEDFARRQAVRVARQLQVPAWNLDAVSISSVIAAEMEDQRVYAVALFERDGTTLLGGMQRDGNWRPVPWSGATGGDFVTEREVLAYQGEELGSVVVMVSPRGIHDALSAMVRENAVRVTLVGFVLVVLIILILRRTVVVPVAGLAQVARKVAEERNYALRAARHGHDEIGRLVDAFNTMLEQVERHERQLTVQQAELERMVRERTTALDTAQARVDRASRAKSEFLAGVTHELRTPMNAVIGMVDITLGTDLAPKQREYLNLVRSSARSLLGVVNGVLDFSKLEAGRLALEAIPFRTRDLLEEVTDLFHDRLAIKDIELVVDIDTGVPPVLVGDPLRLRQVLVNLAANAFKFTERGEVVIRVGRADTEPDMWRDAGAGVESIPAAPADGTTDSTRAGGAHGNGVELAFSVRDTGIGIAPEARERLFESYSQADVSVSRRFGGTGLGLSIVRALVQLMGGDVGVDSEPGRGSTFRFTARFGLPQEQEAPVPPPPQLAGKQALVAEANPACARVLARLLAQLGVRCQVAPDVAALRTALHHGPTPVTALEHVTDPMDTRSAVHAEQAPHTGQHVRPTPGAWDFVLCGLYLPVIGATNAGASNTVTTECAGEPGDIPSACAASTILMHLREEGVAVPPLLVAAAMGREPDAETAARLGVLAVLIKPVKLSALREAALRAVSPAAEQCAGTGTRGAKSAAGQAAATARNSNAKAATGHAPPGGSAPVQPDQARPSQVRPSQVRPDQVQSYPVRPDSTRPDQVGSDPAQPVPDLRGTRVLLVDDNPINRAVATEMLHAAGVEVEAVPSGETALDTLARSARPAYGPGEQGEPGEPDRPDRPDRSDRPDRPNGPDKPDRADVRKKDTQDVAFDAVLLDIQMPGMDGYQTAAAIRARNASGGLRLRPGAPVIAFTARVEGEDEEALHRAGIVGRLPKPVDRQELLATLHHHLPAKPVANVAEPQAETDPTAAAPARPAQAPSRPQTGNGKPPTGHRPAPEDLPASLPGLDVASGVRRMNGKAWLYLRVLGSFVNTYSGAGEEMRGLVATAKPDVMGPDTIGPDTIGPDTTGPNAIGPDAAAWRALSERAHAMAGAAGSISAHEVHDAARALERLGLLLAGDLPPDAENEGDAEDARHASVHDLVERFDTAVRTTCRSIHTLLDTHGG